Proteins encoded by one window of Streptomyces sp. NBC_01571:
- a CDS encoding MIP/aquaporin family protein has protein sequence MSSSDIFIGETIGTAILILLGGGVCAAVTLKASKARNAGWLAIAFGWGFAVLTAVYTSAPLSGAHLNPAVTLALTIKDGGWNNLPVYWGGQLLGAMIGATLVWVVYYGQFRAHLTDPEIVGAAEEGASKAVEAEEPAAGPVLGIFSTGPEIRHAVQNLATEIIGTVVLVLAVLTQGLNDKGNGLGPLGALITALVVVAIGLSLGGPTGYAINPARDLGPRIVHALLPLPNKGGSDWSYAWVPVVGPLIGGAIAAGLYNVAFA, from the coding sequence GTGTCCAGCTCCGACATCTTCATCGGCGAGACCATAGGTACCGCCATACTCATCCTGCTCGGTGGTGGCGTCTGCGCCGCCGTCACGCTGAAGGCCTCGAAGGCCCGTAACGCCGGCTGGCTCGCCATCGCCTTCGGGTGGGGTTTCGCAGTCCTCACGGCCGTCTACACCTCCGCGCCGCTGTCGGGCGCGCACCTGAACCCGGCCGTGACGCTGGCGCTCACCATCAAGGACGGCGGCTGGAACAACCTGCCGGTGTACTGGGGCGGCCAGTTGCTGGGCGCCATGATCGGTGCCACGCTGGTCTGGGTCGTGTACTACGGACAGTTCCGTGCGCACCTGACCGACCCCGAGATCGTCGGCGCGGCCGAGGAGGGGGCCTCCAAGGCCGTCGAGGCCGAGGAGCCGGCCGCCGGCCCGGTGCTCGGCATCTTCTCCACCGGTCCCGAGATCCGCCACGCGGTGCAGAACCTCGCCACGGAGATCATCGGCACCGTCGTGCTGGTGCTCGCGGTCCTCACCCAGGGTCTGAACGACAAGGGCAACGGCCTCGGCCCCCTCGGCGCCCTGATCACCGCGCTCGTGGTCGTCGCCATCGGTCTCTCCCTCGGTGGCCCCACCGGCTACGCGATCAACCCGGCCCGTGACCTCGGTCCGCGCATCGTGCACGCCCTGCTCCCCCTGCCGAACAAGGGTGGTTCCGACTGGAGCTACGCCTGGGTCCCCGTCGTCGGTCCGCTGATCGGCGGCGCGATCGCCGCAGGCCTCTACAACGTCGCCTTCGCTTAG
- a CDS encoding histidine phosphatase family protein, giving the protein MPTLILVRHGRSTANTAGLLAGWTPGVALDERGAQQAAALPGRLAALPLSEVVTSPLQRCQETVQPLLDARPELRAHTDERIGEAHYGDWSGRKLAELKDEPLMEVVQAHPSAAAFPGGESMRAMQTRAAEAVREWNARVERDHGSDAVYLMCSHGDIIKSLVADALGLHLDLFQRISVEPCSITAIRYTRLRPFLVRLGDTGDLASLAPREEPPSGDAPVGGGAGAP; this is encoded by the coding sequence ATGCCCACCCTGATCCTCGTCCGGCACGGACGCTCGACCGCCAACACTGCGGGTCTGCTCGCCGGCTGGACCCCCGGCGTCGCCCTCGACGAGCGCGGGGCCCAGCAGGCCGCGGCGCTGCCCGGGCGGCTCGCCGCGCTGCCGCTCTCCGAAGTCGTCACCAGCCCCCTGCAGCGCTGCCAGGAGACCGTGCAGCCGTTGCTCGACGCCCGGCCCGAGCTGCGCGCGCACACCGACGAGCGCATCGGGGAGGCGCACTACGGCGACTGGTCCGGCCGCAAGCTCGCCGAGCTGAAGGACGAGCCGCTGATGGAGGTCGTCCAGGCGCATCCCTCCGCGGCCGCCTTCCCCGGCGGTGAGTCGATGCGGGCCATGCAGACCCGCGCCGCCGAGGCGGTACGCGAGTGGAACGCGCGCGTGGAGCGCGACCACGGCAGCGACGCCGTCTACCTCATGTGTTCGCACGGCGACATCATCAAGTCGCTCGTCGCCGACGCACTCGGACTTCACCTGGATCTCTTCCAGCGGATTTCTGTGGAACCGTGTTCCATCACCGCGATCCGCTACACACGACTGCGCCCCTTCCTCGTCCGCCTCGGAGACACCGGCGATCTCGCCTCCCTGGCGCCGCGCGAGGAGCCCCCGAGCGGCGACGCCCCGGTCGGGGGCGGTGCGGGCGCACCGTGA
- the mshC gene encoding cysteine--1-D-myo-inosityl 2-amino-2-deoxy-alpha-D-glucopyranoside ligase, which yields MHAWPASEVPALPGEGRDLRIHDTATGGLVTLDPGPVARIYVCGITPYDATHMGHAATYNAFDLVQRVWLDTKRQVHYVQNVTDVDDPLLERAERDGVDWVGLAEQETALFREDMTALRMLPPRHYIGAVEAIPGIVPLVERLRDAGAAYELEGDVYFSVEADPNFGKVSGLDAAAMRLLSAERGGDPDRPGKKNPLDPMLWMTAREGEPSWDGGSLGRGRPGWHIECVAIALDHLGMGFDVQGGGSDLAFPHHEMGASHAQVLTGEFPMAKAYVHAGMVGLHGEKMSKSKGNLVFVSGLRRDGVDPAAIRLALLAHHYRTDWEWTDAVLADAVARLENWRAAVSRPDGPPAEALVEEIRDALANDLDAPAALAAVDRWASLQHERGGTDVGATGVVSRAVDALLGVAL from the coding sequence ATGCATGCCTGGCCCGCTTCTGAGGTCCCCGCCCTGCCCGGCGAGGGCCGCGACCTCCGGATCCACGACACCGCGACCGGCGGTCTCGTCACACTCGACCCCGGTCCCGTCGCCCGTATCTACGTCTGCGGCATCACGCCGTACGACGCGACCCACATGGGTCACGCGGCGACCTACAACGCGTTCGACCTCGTTCAGCGCGTGTGGCTCGACACCAAGCGGCAGGTTCACTACGTCCAGAACGTGACCGACGTCGACGACCCGCTCCTGGAGCGGGCGGAGCGCGACGGCGTCGACTGGGTGGGACTCGCCGAGCAGGAGACCGCCCTCTTCCGTGAGGACATGACCGCCCTGCGGATGCTTCCGCCGCGGCACTACATAGGCGCCGTCGAGGCCATACCCGGCATCGTGCCGCTCGTCGAGCGGCTGCGGGACGCCGGGGCCGCGTACGAGCTCGAAGGGGACGTGTACTTCTCCGTCGAGGCCGACCCCAACTTCGGCAAAGTGTCCGGCCTGGACGCCGCCGCGATGCGTCTGCTGTCCGCCGAGCGGGGCGGTGACCCGGACCGCCCGGGCAAGAAGAACCCGCTCGACCCGATGCTCTGGATGACCGCGAGGGAGGGTGAGCCCAGCTGGGACGGAGGCTCGCTCGGGCGCGGCCGGCCCGGCTGGCACATCGAGTGCGTGGCCATCGCCCTGGATCACCTGGGGATGGGCTTCGACGTCCAGGGCGGCGGCTCCGACCTCGCCTTCCCGCACCACGAGATGGGCGCCTCGCACGCCCAGGTACTCACCGGCGAGTTCCCTATGGCCAAGGCGTACGTCCACGCCGGCATGGTCGGGCTGCACGGCGAGAAGATGTCGAAGTCGAAGGGCAATCTCGTCTTCGTGTCCGGACTGCGGCGCGACGGGGTCGACCCGGCCGCCATCCGGCTCGCGCTCCTCGCCCACCACTACCGCACCGACTGGGAGTGGACGGACGCCGTCCTCGCGGACGCGGTCGCCCGCCTGGAGAACTGGCGCGCCGCCGTGTCCCGGCCCGACGGACCGCCCGCCGAGGCGCTCGTCGAGGAGATCCGCGACGCCCTGGCGAACGACCTGGACGCGCCGGCCGCGCTCGCCGCGGTGGACCGCTGGGCGTCGCTCCAGCACGAGCGGGGCGGAACGGACGTGGGCGCCACCGGTGTGGTCTCGCGCGCCGTGGACGCCCTGCTGGGTGTTGCCCTGTAA
- a CDS encoding glycerol-3-phosphate dehydrogenase/oxidase yields MTSQPTLQTVPALGTHPASGSNPSRAETREQLSKATYDLLVIGGGILGISTAWHAAQSGLRVALVDAGDFAGATSSASSKLLHGGLRYLQTGAVKLVAENHFERRAVSRQVAPHLANPLTFYLPVYKGGPHGAAKLGAGVFAYSALSAFGDGVGHLLSPSKAAQDVPELRTENLKAVAVYGDDQMNDSRMALMTVRAAVESGAVVLNHAEVTGLRFTRGRVTGAELKDRTDGAEFGVDARLVLNATGPWVDHLRRMEDANAAPSIRLSKGAHLVLKRTSPWKAALATPIDKYRITFALPWEDMLLLGTTDEEYEGDPGEVAVNEKDIAQILDEAAFSIRDQQLSRDLITYSFAGLRVLPGGPGDTSKAKRETVVTEGRGGMLSVAGGKWTTFRHIGRTVMKKLESLPGHPLGEDFEPISALPKKLPLPGVANPRAVAHRLLVDGPAPGPRMGADTARHLATHYGSLAFDIARLANEDAALGERVHPDAPEIWAQVVWARDHEWAETTDDVLRRRTTLTIRGLATDEIRAKVQDLLDKK; encoded by the coding sequence ATGACCAGCCAGCCCACCCTGCAGACCGTGCCTGCCCTCGGTACGCACCCGGCCTCCGGCTCCAACCCGAGCCGCGCCGAGACCCGGGAACAGCTCTCCAAGGCGACGTACGACCTCCTCGTCATCGGCGGCGGCATCCTGGGCATCTCCACCGCCTGGCACGCCGCGCAGTCCGGTCTGCGGGTGGCCCTGGTCGACGCCGGCGACTTCGCCGGCGCCACCTCCTCCGCCTCCTCCAAGCTTCTCCACGGCGGTCTGCGCTACCTGCAGACCGGCGCGGTGAAGCTGGTGGCGGAGAACCACTTCGAGCGCCGTGCGGTCTCCCGTCAGGTGGCTCCTCACCTGGCGAACCCGCTCACGTTCTACCTCCCCGTGTACAAGGGCGGGCCGCACGGCGCGGCGAAGCTCGGAGCCGGCGTGTTCGCGTACTCGGCGCTCTCCGCGTTCGGTGACGGCGTGGGGCACCTGCTGAGCCCGTCGAAGGCGGCACAGGACGTGCCGGAACTGCGCACCGAGAACCTGAAGGCCGTCGCGGTGTACGGCGACGACCAGATGAACGACTCCCGGATGGCGCTGATGACCGTCCGCGCCGCCGTCGAGTCGGGCGCGGTCGTCCTCAACCACGCCGAGGTGACCGGTCTGCGCTTCACCCGGGGACGGGTCACCGGCGCGGAGCTGAAGGACCGTACGGACGGTGCCGAGTTCGGCGTCGACGCGCGCCTCGTCCTCAACGCCACCGGCCCCTGGGTCGACCACCTGCGCCGGATGGAGGACGCGAACGCCGCGCCGTCCATCCGCCTGTCCAAGGGCGCGCACCTGGTCCTCAAGCGCACCTCCCCCTGGAAGGCCGCGCTCGCGACCCCGATCGACAAGTACCGCATCACCTTCGCCCTCCCCTGGGAGGACATGCTGCTGCTCGGCACCACCGACGAGGAGTACGAGGGCGACCCGGGCGAAGTCGCGGTCAACGAGAAGGACATAGCCCAGATCCTCGACGAGGCCGCGTTCTCCATCCGCGACCAGCAGCTCTCCCGTGATCTCATCACGTACTCCTTCGCCGGTCTGCGGGTGCTGCCCGGCGGCCCCGGCGACACCTCGAAGGCGAAGCGCGAGACGGTCGTCACCGAGGGCCGTGGCGGCATGCTGTCCGTCGCGGGCGGCAAGTGGACCACGTTCCGGCACATCGGCCGTACGGTCATGAAGAAGCTGGAGTCGCTGCCGGGCCACCCGCTGGGCGAGGACTTCGAGCCGATCTCCGCGCTGCCGAAGAAGCTGCCGCTGCCGGGTGTCGCCAACCCGCGGGCGGTCGCCCACCGGCTGCTCGTCGACGGCCCGGCACCCGGCCCGCGCATGGGCGCCGACACCGCCAGGCACCTCGCGACGCACTACGGTTCGCTGGCCTTCGACATCGCGCGGCTGGCGAACGAGGACGCGGCGCTCGGCGAGCGCGTCCACCCGGACGCCCCCGAGATCTGGGCGCAGGTCGTGTGGGCCCGGGACCACGAGTGGGCCGAGACGACGGACGACGTGCTGCGCCGCCGTACGACGCTGACGATCCGTGGTCTCGCCACGGACGAGATCCGCGCCAAGGTGCAGGACCTGCTCGACAAGAAGTAG
- a CDS encoding DUF3090 domain-containing protein, whose product MSRQVFLYDPPDRFVAGTVGLPGRRTFFLQASSGPRVTSVALEKTQVAALAERMDELLDEVVRRTGGIAPVPAVASTEVSDTAPLDTPVEEEFRVGTMALAWDGDEQRMIVEAQALVELDADSDEDLAEAEERLLQDEENGPPMLRVRLTGVQARAFAKRALDVVNAGRPPCPLCSLPLDPEGHVCPRQNGYRRGA is encoded by the coding sequence GTGTCCCGTCAGGTGTTCCTCTACGACCCCCCGGACCGTTTCGTGGCCGGTACGGTCGGGTTGCCCGGGCGCCGTACCTTCTTCCTGCAGGCCTCCTCGGGCCCCCGCGTGACCAGCGTGGCGCTGGAGAAGACCCAGGTCGCCGCACTCGCCGAACGCATGGACGAACTCCTCGACGAGGTCGTACGGCGCACCGGCGGCATCGCCCCGGTCCCGGCCGTGGCCTCGACCGAGGTGTCCGACACCGCCCCCCTCGACACGCCCGTCGAGGAGGAGTTCCGGGTCGGCACCATGGCGCTGGCCTGGGACGGTGACGAACAGCGCATGATCGTCGAGGCGCAGGCCCTCGTGGAGCTCGACGCCGACTCCGACGAGGACCTCGCCGAGGCCGAGGAACGGCTCCTCCAGGACGAGGAGAACGGTCCGCCGATGCTCCGCGTCCGGCTCACCGGAGTGCAGGCGCGGGCGTTCGCCAAGCGCGCCCTCGACGTCGTCAACGCGGGCCGGCCGCCCTGCCCGCTGTGCAGCCTCCCGCTCGACCCGGAAGGACACGTATGTCCGCGCCAGAACGGATACCGCCGCGGAGCGTGA
- the glpK gene encoding glycerol kinase GlpK, which produces MTDAHTAGPFIAAIDQGTTSSRCIVFDRDGRIVSVDQKEHEQIFPKPGWVEHDATEIWTNVQEVVAGAIEKAGITRDDIKAIGITNQRETTLLWDKNTGEPVHNAIVWQDTRTDALCRELGRNVGQDRFRRETGLPLASYFAGPKARWLLDNVEGLRERAEAGDILFGTMDTWVIWNLTGGVDGGHHVTDVTNASRTMLMNLHTLEWDEKIAESIGVPLAMLPEIRSSAEVYGEVTGGPLGELLGGIPVASALGDQQAALFGQTCFSEGEAKSTYGTGTFMLMNTGDKIINSYSGLLTTVGYRIGDQAPVYALEGSIAVTGSLVQWMRDQMGLIKSAAEIETLASSVEDNGGAYFVPAFSGLFAPYWRSDARGVIAGLTRYVTKAHIARAVLEATAWQTREITDAMTKDSGVELTALKVDGGMTSNNLLMQTLADFLDAPVVRPMVAETTCLGAAYAAGLAVGFWSNTEDLRANWRRAAEWTPNMDADTRDREYKSWLKAVERTMGWIEDEN; this is translated from the coding sequence GTGACCGACGCACACACCGCCGGCCCGTTCATCGCCGCGATCGACCAGGGCACCACCTCTTCCCGCTGCATCGTCTTCGACCGCGACGGCCGCATCGTCTCCGTCGACCAGAAGGAGCACGAGCAGATCTTCCCGAAGCCGGGCTGGGTCGAGCACGACGCCACCGAGATCTGGACCAACGTCCAGGAAGTCGTGGCCGGGGCCATCGAGAAGGCCGGCATCACCCGCGACGACATCAAGGCGATCGGCATCACCAACCAGCGTGAGACCACGCTGCTGTGGGACAAGAACACCGGCGAGCCCGTCCACAACGCCATCGTCTGGCAGGACACCCGCACCGACGCGCTCTGCAGGGAGCTCGGCCGCAACGTCGGCCAGGACCGCTTCCGCCGCGAGACCGGCCTGCCGCTCGCGTCGTACTTCGCCGGCCCCAAGGCCCGCTGGCTGCTCGACAACGTCGAGGGCCTGCGTGAGCGCGCCGAGGCCGGAGACATCCTCTTCGGCACGATGGACACCTGGGTCATCTGGAACCTGACGGGCGGTGTCGACGGCGGCCACCACGTGACCGACGTCACCAACGCCTCCCGCACCATGCTGATGAACCTGCACACCCTCGAGTGGGACGAGAAGATCGCCGAGTCCATCGGCGTCCCGCTGGCGATGCTCCCCGAGATCCGCTCCTCCGCCGAGGTCTACGGCGAGGTCACCGGAGGCCCGCTCGGCGAGCTGCTCGGCGGCATCCCGGTCGCCTCCGCGCTCGGCGACCAGCAGGCGGCCCTGTTCGGCCAGACCTGTTTCTCCGAGGGCGAGGCCAAGTCCACATACGGCACCGGCACGTTCATGCTGATGAACACCGGCGACAAGATCATCAACTCGTACTCGGGCCTGCTGACCACCGTCGGCTACCGCATCGGCGACCAGGCTCCGGTGTACGCCCTCGAGGGCTCCATCGCCGTCACCGGTTCGCTCGTGCAGTGGATGCGCGACCAGATGGGCCTGATCAAGTCCGCCGCCGAGATCGAGACGCTCGCGTCGTCGGTCGAGGACAACGGCGGCGCCTACTTCGTACCGGCCTTCTCCGGCCTGTTCGCCCCGTACTGGCGCTCCGACGCCCGCGGTGTGATCGCCGGTCTGACCCGGTACGTCACCAAGGCGCACATCGCGCGCGCCGTCCTGGAGGCCACCGCCTGGCAGACCCGCGAGATCACCGACGCCATGACGAAGGACTCCGGCGTCGAGCTCACGGCCCTCAAGGTCGACGGCGGCATGACCTCCAACAACCTGCTGATGCAGACCCTCGCCGACTTCCTGGACGCCCCCGTGGTGCGCCCGATGGTCGCCGAGACCACCTGCCTCGGCGCCGCCTACGCCGCCGGCCTCGCCGTCGGCTTCTGGTCCAACACCGAGGACCTGCGCGCCAACTGGCGCCGGGCCGCGGAGTGGACCCCCAACATGGACGCGGACACCCGCGACCGTGAGTACAAGAGCTGGCTCAAGGCCGTCGAGCGGACCATGGGCTGGATCGAAGACGAGAACTGA
- a CDS encoding SCO1664 family protein, translated as MSAPERIPPRSVTTAELLAQGELKVRGRIREASNAVLYCSVSYEGRDVFCVYKPVAGERPLWDFPDGTLAQREVAAYEVSEATGWGLVPTTVLRDGPYGEGMCQLWVEASPEDDGAGLLALVDDEEPAEGWKAIGFAEVGEGRTALLVHADDTRLRRLAVLDAVINNADRKGGHLLPTGEGLLYGIDHGVTFNADNKLRTLLWGWAGEPLTPEAVDVLTSLRDGLAPSAPLATRLAELITTAEIDATRDRVEAMLASGKHPEPSGEWPAIPWPPV; from the coding sequence ATGTCCGCGCCAGAACGGATACCGCCGCGGAGCGTGACCACGGCCGAGCTGCTCGCCCAGGGCGAGCTGAAGGTGCGCGGACGGATCCGTGAGGCCTCGAACGCGGTGCTGTACTGCTCCGTCTCGTACGAGGGCCGCGACGTGTTCTGCGTCTACAAACCGGTCGCCGGGGAGCGCCCCCTGTGGGACTTCCCGGACGGCACCCTGGCACAGCGCGAGGTCGCCGCGTACGAGGTCTCCGAGGCGACCGGGTGGGGGCTGGTCCCGACCACCGTGCTGCGCGACGGACCCTACGGCGAGGGCATGTGCCAGCTGTGGGTCGAGGCGTCCCCCGAGGACGACGGGGCCGGTCTGCTCGCCCTGGTGGACGACGAGGAGCCCGCGGAGGGCTGGAAGGCCATCGGCTTCGCCGAGGTGGGCGAGGGCCGTACCGCGCTGCTCGTGCACGCCGACGACACGCGGCTGCGCCGGCTCGCCGTGCTCGACGCGGTGATCAACAACGCCGACCGCAAGGGCGGTCATCTGCTGCCCACCGGTGAGGGGCTGCTGTACGGCATCGACCACGGGGTCACCTTCAACGCGGACAACAAGCTGCGCACGCTGCTGTGGGGCTGGGCCGGGGAGCCGCTGACCCCGGAGGCGGTCGACGTCCTCACCTCGCTGCGGGACGGTCTGGCGCCCAGCGCACCCCTCGCCACCCGGCTGGCCGAACTCATCACCACCGCCGAGATCGACGCCACGCGCGACCGCGTCGAGGCGATGCTCGCGTCGGGGAAGCACCCGGAACCGAGCGGGGAGTGGCCGGCGATTCCCTGGCCTCCGGTCTGA
- a CDS encoding PAC2 family protein, giving the protein MIELEGVPELIDPVMVAAFEGWNDAGDAASTAVAHLDREWKGEVFAALDAEDYYDFQVNRPTVWLDGGVRKITWPTTRLSVVRVGGEKPRDLVLVRGIEPSMRWRSFCNELLGFAHELGVELVVILGALLGDTPHTRPVPVSGVTSDSDLARTMDLEETKYEGPTGIVGILQEACTHAGVPAVSLWAAVPHYVSQPPNPKATLALLNRLEDLIDLRIPLGELPEDARAWQLGVDQLAAEDSEVAEYVQTLEEARDTAELPEASGEAIAREFERYLRRRDGGGPAGPAPGGHATADGSDSASYLRDNPGARPKPPKPPKPDTETDSGSGDEDSSED; this is encoded by the coding sequence GTGATCGAGCTGGAGGGGGTTCCCGAGCTGATCGACCCAGTCATGGTGGCCGCGTTCGAGGGCTGGAACGACGCCGGCGACGCCGCCTCCACCGCGGTCGCGCACCTGGACAGGGAGTGGAAGGGCGAGGTCTTCGCGGCACTCGACGCCGAGGACTACTACGACTTCCAGGTGAACCGCCCCACGGTGTGGCTGGACGGCGGCGTGCGCAAGATCACCTGGCCGACCACGCGTCTGTCGGTGGTCCGGGTCGGCGGCGAGAAGCCGCGCGACCTCGTGCTGGTGAGGGGCATCGAGCCGTCGATGCGGTGGCGCTCGTTCTGCAACGAGCTGCTCGGCTTCGCGCACGAGCTGGGTGTGGAACTGGTGGTGATCCTGGGCGCACTGCTCGGCGACACCCCGCACACCCGTCCGGTGCCGGTCAGCGGGGTCACCTCCGATTCCGACCTGGCCCGCACGATGGACCTGGAGGAGACCAAGTACGAGGGCCCCACGGGCATCGTCGGCATCCTCCAGGAGGCGTGCACGCACGCGGGCGTACCGGCGGTCTCGCTGTGGGCGGCCGTACCGCACTACGTCTCGCAGCCACCGAACCCGAAGGCGACGCTGGCCCTCCTCAACCGCCTGGAGGACCTGATCGACCTGCGGATCCCGCTGGGCGAGCTGCCCGAGGACGCGCGGGCCTGGCAGCTGGGCGTCGACCAGCTGGCCGCCGAGGACAGCGAGGTCGCCGAGTACGTGCAGACGCTGGAGGAGGCCCGGGACACCGCCGAGCTGCCGGAGGCGTCGGGCGAGGCCATCGCGCGCGAGTTCGAACGGTATCTGCGGCGACGGGACGGCGGGGGTCCGGCGGGCCCGGCTCCCGGCGGTCACGCCACGGCCGACGGCAGTGACAGCGCGTCCTATCTGCGGGACAACCCGGGCGCGCGCCCGAAGCCGCCCAAGCCCCCGAAGCCGGACACCGAGACCGACAGCGGCAGCGGGGACGAGGACTCGTCGGAGGACTGA
- a CDS encoding FadR/GntR family transcriptional regulator — protein sequence MAVTDEAIEKIKGMIVSGTLRPGDRLPKESELAADLGLSRNSLREAVRALSLIRILDVRQGDGTYVTSLDPQLLLEALSFVVDFHRDDTVLEFLAVRRILEPAATAMATSRISEQQLDALTSQLDVLGAAPSVEELVAADLEFHRGIVQSSGNSVLCSLLDGLSGPTTRARIWRGLTQEDAVSRTLHEHRAILTALRDRDAEAARSWATVHIASVEQWLRSTL from the coding sequence ATGGCAGTCACCGATGAGGCGATCGAGAAGATCAAGGGCATGATCGTCTCCGGCACGCTGCGCCCCGGCGACCGGCTTCCCAAGGAGAGCGAGCTCGCCGCGGACCTCGGCCTGTCCCGCAACTCCCTGCGGGAGGCGGTGCGCGCCCTCTCCCTGATCCGCATCCTGGACGTGCGCCAGGGCGACGGCACGTACGTGACCAGTCTGGACCCCCAGCTCCTCCTGGAGGCGCTGAGTTTCGTCGTCGACTTCCACCGCGACGACACGGTGCTGGAATTCCTCGCGGTGCGCCGCATCCTGGAGCCCGCGGCGACCGCGATGGCCACGTCCAGGATCAGCGAGCAGCAGCTGGACGCGCTGACCTCCCAACTGGACGTGCTCGGCGCCGCGCCATCGGTGGAGGAACTCGTCGCCGCCGACCTGGAGTTCCACCGGGGAATCGTGCAGAGCTCCGGGAACTCGGTCCTGTGCTCCCTGCTGGACGGCCTGTCCGGGCCCACCACCCGGGCACGGATCTGGCGCGGTCTGACCCAGGAGGACGCGGTCAGCCGCACCCTCCACGAGCACCGGGCCATCCTGACCGCGCTGCGCGACCGTGACGCGGAGGCGGCCCGCTCCTGGGCGACGGTGCACATCGCGAGTGTGGAGCAGTGGCTGCGCAGCACGCTCTGA
- a CDS encoding S8 family peptidase, producing the protein MTDQGQSAQGPGTTGPGPDGAGFTYRGAEEELIVVARPEARLRARAEGVHSAAGADVSAVNMFLSDEQLTLEPLFGGEERIRQAAAAGGDGSPDLTLFYRVRGVGNRAQELRSRIAALPEIDTAYVKPGAVPASARAAGHTAEGADGGRRVKEGAPVTPDFTSRQGYLRPAPEGIDAYWAWQRPGGTGRGVTVIDVEGAWQLGHEDLAAKLAGVVVGTPMTDLAWRNHGTAVIGVIGADRDESGVTGIVPDAVTAAASFEGIGTAAAIHAAADRLGPGDLLLVELHAPGPRFDFEQRDDQRGYIPIEWWPDNFAAIRYATAKGVLVVAAAGNGAESLDDALYERRPAEFPVWWRNPFNPSQQSSGAVLVGAGAPPPGTHGRDHGPDRSRLAFSNYGARVDAQGWGREVTTTGGFWDRPGDLQGGAEEIGWYTDTFSGTSSASPVVAGALAALQGMLRTAGQQPMSPELARAVLRASGSPQQDAPGRPASQRIGSRPDIKAAVNRLLPEAVGSGRAERYWDELLPYPRELPPRLRLFVAGDWRTLNNPSPEIRQAVHSAFAGGRPDVRVWFSDDEIVGLVVTG; encoded by the coding sequence ATGACCGACCAGGGACAGTCGGCGCAGGGCCCGGGAACAACCGGGCCAGGGCCCGACGGAGCGGGATTCACCTATCGAGGGGCCGAAGAGGAGCTGATCGTCGTCGCCCGCCCCGAGGCCCGGCTGCGCGCCCGGGCCGAAGGCGTCCACTCGGCGGCGGGCGCCGACGTCTCGGCCGTCAACATGTTCCTCAGTGACGAACAGCTCACACTGGAGCCGCTGTTCGGCGGCGAGGAGCGAATCCGGCAGGCCGCCGCGGCGGGCGGCGACGGCAGCCCCGACCTCACGCTCTTCTACCGGGTGCGCGGCGTCGGGAACCGCGCCCAGGAACTGCGCTCCCGGATCGCCGCGCTGCCCGAGATCGACACGGCGTACGTGAAGCCCGGCGCCGTTCCCGCCTCGGCCAGGGCCGCCGGGCACACCGCGGAGGGCGCCGACGGCGGCCGGCGGGTGAAGGAGGGCGCGCCCGTCACGCCGGACTTCACCAGCCGTCAGGGCTATCTGCGTCCGGCGCCCGAGGGCATCGACGCGTACTGGGCCTGGCAGCGGCCGGGCGGTACGGGCCGGGGCGTGACGGTGATCGACGTGGAGGGGGCCTGGCAGCTCGGCCACGAGGACCTGGCGGCGAAGCTGGCCGGTGTCGTCGTCGGCACCCCGATGACGGACCTCGCCTGGCGCAACCACGGCACTGCGGTCATCGGGGTCATCGGCGCCGACCGCGACGAGTCCGGGGTCACCGGCATCGTGCCGGACGCGGTGACCGCGGCCGCGTCCTTCGAGGGCATCGGCACGGCGGCCGCGATCCACGCGGCGGCCGACCGGCTGGGTCCCGGTGATCTCCTGCTGGTCGAACTGCACGCGCCCGGGCCGCGGTTCGACTTCGAACAACGCGACGACCAGCGGGGGTACATCCCGATCGAGTGGTGGCCGGACAATTTCGCGGCCATCCGCTACGCGACCGCCAAGGGCGTCCTGGTGGTCGCGGCGGCGGGCAACGGCGCCGAGTCGCTCGACGACGCGTTGTACGAGCGCCGCCCCGCCGAGTTCCCCGTGTGGTGGCGCAACCCCTTCAACCCCTCCCAGCAGTCGTCCGGCGCGGTACTGGTCGGTGCGGGCGCACCGCCGCCCGGCACGCACGGCCGCGACCACGGCCCGGACCGCTCACGTCTGGCGTTCTCCAACTACGGCGCACGGGTGGACGCCCAGGGCTGGGGGCGCGAGGTCACGACCACCGGCGGCTTCTGGGACCGGCCGGGCGATCTGCAGGGCGGCGCCGAGGAGATCGGCTGGTACACGGACACGTTCTCGGGGACCTCTTCCGCCTCCCCGGTGGTCGCCGGGGCGCTGGCCGCGCTGCAGGGCATGCTCAGGACGGCCGGGCAGCAGCCGATGTCCCCGGAGCTCGCCCGCGCGGTGCTGCGGGCCAGCGGCTCCCCTCAGCAGGACGCGCCCGGCCGGCCCGCCTCCCAGCGGATCGGCAGCCGGCCGGACATCAAGGCCGCGGTCAACCGTCTGCTGCCGGAGGCGGTCGGCTCGGGCCGGGCCGAACGGTACTGGGACGAGCTGCTGCCGTACCCGCGCGAACTCCCGCCCCGGCTCCGGCTGTTCGTGGCCGGTGACTGGCGCACCCTGAACAACCCGTCCCCCGAGATCCGCCAGGCGGTGCACTCCGCCTTCGCGGGCGGACGGCCCGACGTACGTGTCTGGTTCTCGGACGACGAGATCGTCGGCCTGGTGGTCACGGGCTGA